A window of the Roseburia sp. 831b genome harbors these coding sequences:
- a CDS encoding Na/Pi cotransporter family protein — protein sequence MGITIILSLLSGVALFLFGMSLMGDGLKKVAGNKLELILYKLTNTPIKGVLLGAVVTAIIQSSSATTVMVVGFVNSGMMKVAQAIGIIMGANIGTSITGWILCLSYIDGSSGIAQLLSTATISALVAIIGIIFKMFVKKASYKNVGDIMLGFAILMVGMQTMSGAVSPLKDNPHFVKMLTMFSNPAAGILAGILFTAVLQSASASVGILQALSVTGSISFATALPITMGIGVGAACPVLLSSIGTNKNGKRTALIYLLNDLFGMIFWSIVFYSVNAFVHFKFMDATMSPVLIALLNTVFRVATIVVLLPFIRLIEKLVFVLVKDSPEEMEEQADFDLLEERFLAYPALAITQSHTAINGMAKKARKNILRAMGLLEKFSQEKYAKVQEKENLIDKYEDKLGTYLIQLTAQEMTVQQTKQVSVFLHTIGDFERLGDHALNLSRVAADLNEKKISFSEEAKEELDVLNDAVKEILSMTVTSFVNDDLELASKVEPLREWISILCNECKLDHVTRLRVGKCEMKQGFAFNDVLTNLERIAAHCSNVAVAMIEIEAADFDTHEYLKSMKDLKNEEYHRLFEEYSLKYAINGFKKNKKQAKNK from the coding sequence ATGGGAATCACGATTATTTTGTCACTGCTAAGTGGAGTAGCTTTATTTCTCTTTGGAATGTCACTTATGGGAGACGGATTAAAAAAGGTTGCTGGCAACAAGCTGGAACTGATTTTATATAAGTTGACCAACACGCCAATCAAGGGTGTTCTACTCGGGGCAGTTGTAACGGCAATTATTCAGTCCTCATCCGCAACGACAGTTATGGTGGTTGGATTTGTAAATTCCGGTATGATGAAGGTTGCACAGGCAATCGGAATCATCATGGGTGCAAACATTGGAACCAGTATTACAGGATGGATTTTATGTCTGTCTTATATAGATGGTTCCAGTGGAATTGCACAACTTTTATCGACAGCGACAATCTCAGCGCTGGTAGCGATTATTGGTATCATTTTTAAAATGTTTGTCAAGAAAGCATCTTATAAAAATGTCGGCGACATTATGCTTGGTTTTGCGATTTTGATGGTGGGAATGCAGACGATGAGTGGTGCAGTTTCTCCATTGAAAGACAATCCACACTTTGTGAAAATGTTGACGATGTTCTCCAATCCGGCAGCAGGTATTCTGGCAGGAATTCTTTTTACAGCAGTCTTACAGAGTGCATCCGCATCGGTTGGTATCTTACAGGCTCTTTCCGTGACGGGAAGTATCAGTTTTGCAACCGCATTGCCAATTACAATGGGTATCGGTGTCGGTGCAGCCTGTCCGGTTCTTTTATCTTCCATTGGAACAAATAAAAATGGAAAACGTACCGCTTTAATCTATCTTTTAAACGATTTATTTGGTATGATATTCTGGTCAATTGTATTTTATTCCGTGAATGCGTTTGTACACTTTAAATTTATGGACGCAACCATGAGTCCGGTTTTGATTGCGCTCTTAAACACCGTATTCCGTGTAGCTACAATTGTAGTTTTATTGCCATTCATCCGTCTGATTGAAAAACTGGTATTTGTTTTGGTGAAGGATTCACCGGAGGAGATGGAAGAGCAGGCAGATTTCGATTTGCTTGAGGAGCGTTTCTTGGCATATCCGGCACTTGCCATCACACAGAGCCATACTGCAATCAATGGAATGGCAAAGAAAGCAAGAAAAAATATTTTGCGTGCGATGGGACTTTTGGAAAAGTTCTCACAGGAAAAATATGCGAAGGTTCAGGAAAAAGAAAATCTGATTGATAAGTATGAGGATAAATTAGGAACATATCTGATTCAGCTGACGGCACAGGAAATGACCGTGCAGCAGACCAAACAGGTATCCGTCTTTTTACATACCATCGGAGATTTTGAACGTCTTGGCGACCATGCCCTGAATCTGTCGAGAGTGGCAGCAGACTTAAATGAAAAGAAGATTTCATTCTCCGAAGAGGCAAAAGAGGAGTTAGATGTCTTAAATGATGCGGTCAAGGAAATTCTTAGCATGACCGTGACATCATTTGTAAATGATGATTTAGAGCTGGCTTCTAAGGTGGAACCACTCCGTGAATGGATCAGTATTTTGTGCAATGAATGTAAATTAGACCATGTGACAAGACTTCGTGTCGGAAAATGTGAGATGAAGCAGGGATTTGCCTTCAACGATGTACTGACGAACTTAGAGCGAATTGCAGCACATTGTTCGAATGTCGCAGTTGCAATGATTGAGATTGAGGCGGCAGACTTTGATACGCATGAATATTTAAAGAGCATGAAAGATTTGAAAAACGAAGAATATCATAGACTTTTTGAAGAATATAGTTTAAAATATGCAATTAACGGATTCAAAAAGAATAAGAAACAAGCAAAAAACAAATAA